In the Malania oleifera isolate guangnan ecotype guangnan chromosome 1, ASM2987363v1, whole genome shotgun sequence genome, one interval contains:
- the LOC131155976 gene encoding PRA1 family protein H isoform X3: MVFSANPLALSVPEPAFESWLRDGGYLEILDQRTSDLHCHAPTSASTTSATTSAAATATEAVFNGFFAPAFSYIWTLLSLITLNPFAKLTAEDFSCETPSWTVGFIGFFDSYSIPSSPSQARLRVHENVKRYARNYASLFILFFACALYQMPLALVGLLSGLALWDAFRLCSDRWGLHQYPAVRQSLIRIIQCGGSLLCTWC; encoded by the exons ATGGTATTCTCGGCCAACCCTTTAGCTCTGAGCGTTCCCGAGCCGGCCTTCGAGTCGTGGCTCCGCGACGGCGGCTACCTCGAAATCCTCGACCAACGCACCTCCGACCTCCACTGCCACGCTCCCACCTCCGCTAGCACCACTTCAGCCACCACCTCTGCCGCCGCCACCGCCACCGAGGCCGTCTTCAATGGCTTTTTTGCACCGGCGTTTTCGTATATTTGGACTTTACTCTCTTTGATCACTCTCAACCCATTTGCGAAGCTCACCGCTGAGGATTTCTCTTGCGAAACGCCGTCGTGGACCGTTGGTTTTATTGGGTTCTTCGACTCTTACTCGATCCCTTCGTCGCCGTCACAGGCTCGCCTGAGGGTGCACGAGAATGTCAAGCGCTATGCTCGGAACTATGCGTCGCTCTTCATCTTGTTCTTCGCTTGTGCTCT GTATCAGATGCCTCTAGCCCTTGTTGGGCTGCTATCAGGTTTGGCTCTGTGGGATGCTTTCAGGCTATGCAGTGATCGATGGGGCTTGCATCAATATCCTGCAGTTCGGCAGAGCTTGATTCGCATTATCCAATGTG